Proteins encoded within one genomic window of Saccharopolyspora pogona:
- the rpe gene encoding ribulose-phosphate 3-epimerase gives MIAPSILSADFARLADEMAAVNGAPGQRADWLHVDVMDAHFVPNLTLGLPVVESLLKATDIPIDCHLMIEDPDRWAIGYAEAGAHNVTVHVEAAKDPIAIAKDLRAAGAKAGLSVKPNTPLDPYVEVLKHYDTLLVMSVEPGFGGQSFMAEVLDKARKARELVDTGHLNLLVEIDGGINADTIEQAAEAGVDCFVAGSAVYNADDPAKAVEALRAKAAPNFAHARQ, from the coding sequence ATGATCGCGCCCTCCATTCTTTCCGCCGATTTCGCCCGCCTCGCCGATGAGATGGCCGCCGTGAACGGCGCCCCCGGCCAGCGCGCCGACTGGCTGCACGTGGACGTGATGGACGCGCACTTCGTGCCCAACCTGACCCTGGGTCTGCCGGTGGTCGAGTCGCTGCTGAAGGCGACCGACATCCCGATCGACTGTCACCTGATGATCGAGGACCCGGACCGCTGGGCCATCGGCTACGCGGAGGCTGGCGCCCACAACGTCACGGTGCACGTGGAAGCCGCCAAGGACCCGATCGCCATCGCCAAGGACCTGCGCGCCGCCGGCGCGAAGGCGGGCCTGTCGGTCAAGCCGAACACCCCGCTGGACCCGTACGTCGAGGTGCTCAAGCACTACGACACGCTGCTGGTGATGTCGGTGGAGCCGGGCTTCGGCGGCCAGAGTTTCATGGCTGAGGTGCTGGACAAGGCCCGCAAGGCGCGCGAGCTGGTCGACACCGGCCACCTCAACCTGCTGGTGGAGATCGACGGCGGCATCAATGCCGACACCATCGAGCAGGCGGCGGAGGCCGGGGTGGACTGCTTCGTGGCGGGCTCGGCGGTGTACAACGCCGACGACCCGGCCAAGGCAGTCGAGGCGCTGCGCGCCAAGGCGGCCCCCAACTTCGCGCACGCGCGTCAATGA
- the ribD gene encoding bifunctional diaminohydroxyphosphoribosylaminopyrimidine deaminase/5-amino-6-(5-phosphoribosylamino)uracil reductase RibD produces the protein MVARAEEQAMRTAIAASEQVRGTTSPNPPVGCVVLDAGGEVAGVGATRPPGGPHAEIVALRAAGERAAGGTAVVTLEPCSHTGRTPPCTDALRAAGIARVVHAVSDPNPQAAGGADMLHAAGIDVHSGLLVGEVERGPLRAWLHFARTGRPHVTWKYAATLDGRSAAADGTSKWISSAESRAEVHRVRAQMDAIVAGTGTVLTDDPHLTARAPDGTLPARQPLRVVVGDREIPRGAKVFDDAAETIQLPGGDPAAVLAALADRGIVDVLLEGGPRLAGAFVAAGCLDRVLAYIAPLLLGAGPAALGEAGVGSISEAWRLHVEETTMSGPDVRVSAVPLDR, from the coding sequence ATGGTCGCTCGTGCCGAGGAGCAGGCGATGCGCACCGCGATCGCAGCGAGCGAGCAGGTGCGCGGCACGACCAGCCCCAACCCACCGGTGGGTTGCGTGGTGCTGGATGCCGGCGGCGAGGTCGCCGGCGTCGGCGCGACGCGGCCGCCGGGCGGGCCGCACGCGGAAATCGTCGCGCTGCGTGCGGCGGGGGAGCGCGCCGCCGGTGGCACCGCCGTGGTCACGCTGGAGCCCTGCTCGCACACCGGCCGGACACCGCCGTGCACGGATGCCCTGCGGGCGGCCGGGATCGCGCGCGTGGTGCACGCGGTTTCCGATCCCAATCCGCAGGCCGCCGGTGGCGCCGACATGCTGCACGCCGCGGGCATCGACGTCCACAGTGGACTTCTGGTCGGTGAGGTGGAGCGGGGGCCGTTGCGGGCCTGGCTGCACTTCGCCCGGACCGGGCGGCCGCACGTGACCTGGAAGTACGCGGCCACATTGGACGGTCGCTCGGCCGCCGCCGACGGCACCAGCAAGTGGATCAGCTCCGCCGAGTCCCGGGCCGAGGTGCACCGGGTGCGTGCGCAGATGGACGCGATCGTCGCGGGCACCGGCACGGTCCTCACCGACGACCCGCACCTGACCGCCCGTGCGCCGGACGGCACGCTGCCGGCCCGGCAGCCGCTGCGCGTCGTCGTCGGCGACCGCGAGATCCCGCGCGGCGCAAAGGTCTTCGACGACGCGGCGGAAACGATCCAGCTGCCCGGCGGCGACCCGGCCGCGGTGCTCGCCGCCCTCGCCGACCGCGGCATCGTCGACGTCCTGCTGGAAGGCGGCCCGCGGCTGGCCGGGGCGTTCGTGGCGGCGGGGTGCCTGGACCGGGTGCTCGCCTACATCGCCCCGCTGCTGCTCGGAGCCGGGCCGGCCGCCCTCGGCGAAGCGGGAGTGGGAAGCATCTCGGAGGCATGGCGGTTGCATGTCGAAGAGACGACTATGAGTGGCCCGGACGTGCGGGTCAGCGCGGTCCCGCTGGACCGCTGA
- a CDS encoding riboflavin synthase, translated as MFTGIVEELGTIEAVEPLADGSRLTIAGPVVTEDAKHGDSIAVNGVCLTVVTVGDGRFTVDVVAETLRRSSMKGIAPGDRVNLERAMALGDRLGGHIVQGHVDGTAVLRGTDADGLTRFDLPQRLSRYLVEKGSITVDGVSLTVVDAGETGFSIALIPTTKELTTLGRREPGDEVNIEVDVLAKHLERLAAAQLAHQDHGAQGRSGDNGGVRETR; from the coding sequence GTGTTCACCGGGATCGTCGAGGAGCTCGGCACCATCGAAGCGGTCGAACCGTTGGCCGACGGCAGCCGGTTGACCATCGCGGGGCCGGTGGTGACCGAAGATGCCAAGCACGGCGATTCGATCGCGGTCAACGGCGTCTGCCTCACCGTGGTGACGGTGGGAGACGGACGGTTCACCGTGGACGTGGTGGCCGAAACGCTGCGCCGCTCCTCGATGAAGGGCATCGCGCCGGGCGACCGGGTCAACCTGGAGCGCGCGATGGCGCTCGGCGACCGGCTCGGCGGGCACATCGTGCAGGGCCACGTCGACGGCACCGCGGTGCTGCGCGGCACCGACGCCGACGGGCTCACCCGCTTCGACCTGCCGCAACGCCTGTCCCGCTACCTGGTGGAGAAGGGCTCGATCACCGTAGACGGGGTATCGCTGACGGTGGTGGACGCCGGCGAAACCGGGTTCAGCATCGCGCTGATCCCCACCACCAAGGAGCTGACCACGCTGGGGCGGCGCGAGCCGGGTGACGAAGTGAACATCGAGGTGGATGTGCTGGCCAAGCACCTGGAACGGCTCGCCGCAGCGCAACTGGCCCACCAGGACCATGGTGCGCAGGGCCGTTCGGGGGACAATGGCGGCGTCAGGGAGACGCGGTGA
- a CDS encoding bifunctional 3,4-dihydroxy-2-butanone-4-phosphate synthase/GTP cyclohydrolase II, whose product MNPEDEVANTVSTNKFDSIERALADIAAGRPVVVVDDEDRENEGDLIFAAEKATPELVAFMVRYTSGYICVGLPGEDCDRLDLPPMYYWNQDRKGTAYTVTVDAAEGVSTGISAADRAKTLRVLAEEESTAKDLTRPGHVVPLRARDGGVLRRPGHTEAAVDLSRLAGLRPAGALCEIVSQKSEGDMARRDELEVFAEEHDLALITIADLISYRRRFEKQVVRVAEARIPTAHGTFRTFGYDSTIDGIEHLALVYGEIGDGEDILVRVHSECLTGDVLGSLRCDCGPQLDAAMAKVAEAGRGVVLYMRGHEGRGIGLIHKLQAYQLQDDGADTVDANVALGKPVDSRDYGQGAQILCDLGVKSMRLLTNNPAKRVGLEGYGLRIVDRVPLPIRPNPENIRYLRTKRDRMGHLLDNLDDGEDSSINGETGVTA is encoded by the coding sequence ATGAACCCCGAGGACGAGGTTGCGAACACGGTGAGCACGAACAAGTTCGACAGCATCGAGCGCGCGTTGGCCGACATCGCGGCCGGGCGCCCGGTGGTGGTGGTCGACGACGAGGACCGCGAGAACGAAGGCGACCTGATCTTCGCCGCGGAGAAGGCGACGCCCGAGCTGGTGGCGTTCATGGTCCGCTACACCTCCGGCTACATCTGCGTCGGTCTCCCCGGCGAGGACTGCGACCGCCTCGACCTCCCCCCGATGTACTACTGGAACCAGGACCGCAAGGGCACGGCCTACACGGTCACGGTCGACGCCGCCGAGGGCGTGAGCACCGGCATCTCCGCCGCCGACCGCGCGAAGACGCTGCGCGTCCTGGCCGAGGAGGAGTCGACCGCCAAGGACCTCACCCGGCCCGGCCACGTCGTGCCGCTGCGCGCCCGCGACGGCGGCGTGCTGCGCCGCCCCGGGCACACCGAAGCCGCAGTAGACCTCTCCCGCCTCGCCGGGCTGCGCCCGGCCGGTGCGCTGTGCGAGATCGTCAGCCAGAAGTCCGAGGGCGACATGGCCCGCCGCGACGAGCTGGAGGTCTTCGCCGAGGAGCACGACCTGGCGCTGATCACCATCGCCGATCTGATCTCCTACCGCCGCCGCTTCGAGAAGCAGGTGGTGCGCGTCGCCGAGGCCCGCATCCCCACCGCACACGGCACGTTCCGCACCTTCGGCTACGACAGCACCATCGACGGCATCGAGCACCTGGCCCTGGTCTACGGCGAGATCGGCGACGGCGAGGACATCCTGGTGCGGGTGCACTCCGAATGCCTGACCGGCGACGTGCTCGGCTCGCTGCGCTGCGACTGCGGCCCGCAGCTGGACGCGGCGATGGCCAAGGTCGCCGAGGCCGGTCGCGGCGTGGTCCTCTACATGCGCGGCCACGAGGGCCGCGGCATCGGGCTGATCCACAAGCTGCAGGCCTACCAGTTGCAGGACGACGGCGCGGACACCGTGGACGCCAACGTCGCGCTGGGCAAGCCGGTCGACAGCCGCGACTACGGGCAGGGCGCGCAGATCCTGTGCGACCTGGGCGTGAAGTCGATGCGGCTGCTCACCAACAACCCGGCCAAGCGCGTCGGGCTGGAGGGCTACGGGCTGCGGATCGTGGACCGCGTGCCGCTGCCGATCCGCCCGAACCCGGAGAACATCCGCTACTTGCGCACCAAGCGCGACCGGATGGGCCACCTGCTGGACAATCTCGACGATGGCGAGGACTCCTCGATCAATGGCGAGACTGGAGTTACGGCATGA
- the ribH gene encoding 6,7-dimethyl-8-ribityllumazine synthase, producing the protein MSGEGRPRISVPKADDLRLGIAAIRWHERLVEQMLSRALAAAKEAGIAEPTVVRVPGSIELPVVCQQLAHQHDAVVALGVVIRGGTPHFEYVCDSVTQGLTRVALDESTAIGNGVLTCDTMRQAEERAGFDDSVEDKGFEATAAALETALVLRELRGWDGERGFL; encoded by the coding sequence ATGAGTGGCGAGGGGCGGCCGCGGATCAGCGTGCCGAAAGCGGACGACCTGCGGTTGGGAATCGCCGCGATCCGCTGGCACGAGCGGCTCGTCGAGCAGATGCTCTCCCGCGCGCTGGCGGCGGCGAAGGAGGCGGGCATCGCCGAGCCGACCGTGGTGCGGGTGCCCGGCTCGATCGAGCTCCCGGTGGTCTGCCAGCAGCTGGCGCACCAGCACGACGCGGTGGTCGCGCTCGGCGTGGTGATCCGCGGCGGCACCCCGCACTTCGAGTACGTCTGCGACTCGGTCACCCAGGGCCTGACCCGGGTGGCGCTGGACGAGTCGACGGCCATCGGCAACGGCGTGCTGACCTGCGACACCATGCGGCAGGCCGAGGAGCGGGCCGGGTTCGACGACTCGGTGGAGGACAAGGGCTTCGAGGCGACCGCGGCGGCGCTGGAGACGGCACTGGTGCTGCGGGAGCTGCGCGGCTGGGACGGAGAGCGAGGATTCCTGTGA
- a CDS encoding PH domain-containing protein — protein MSAERVEVRPRKVRRVAIPVAVALVLVFAVAGLLLRNTPTGAFFSVSDQVSMVLLGVLLGAGVLLLTRPRLRADADGVEVRNIIGTQRYSWPLVQAFSFPDGASWARLELPEDEYVPIMAIQAADGEQAITAMRRLRELRRQAGSAA, from the coding sequence GTGAGTGCGGAGCGGGTGGAGGTCCGGCCGCGGAAGGTGCGGCGGGTGGCTATCCCGGTCGCGGTTGCGCTGGTGCTGGTGTTCGCGGTCGCCGGCCTTCTGCTGCGGAACACCCCGACCGGCGCGTTCTTCTCGGTGTCCGACCAGGTGTCGATGGTGCTGCTGGGCGTGCTGCTGGGTGCCGGCGTGCTGCTGCTGACCCGGCCCCGGTTGCGCGCCGACGCCGACGGGGTGGAGGTCCGCAACATCATCGGCACCCAGCGCTACTCGTGGCCGCTGGTGCAGGCCTTCAGCTTCCCGGACGGCGCCTCGTGGGCCCGGCTGGAGCTGCCCGAGGACGAGTACGTGCCGATCATGGCGATCCAGGCCGCCGACGGCGAGCAGGCGATCACCGCGATGCGCCGGCTCCGCGAACTCCGCCGCCAGGCCGGTTCCGCGGCGTAG
- a CDS encoding FKBP-type peptidyl-prolyl cis-trans isomerase, producing the protein MSIEKPKVDPPTGEPPADLQIEDIKVGDGPGATAGTVVDVHYVGVSHSTGAEFDASWNRGQPLRLKLGAGQVIAGWDQGLQGMKVGGRRRLTIPPQLAYGARGAGNVIKPGETLIFVCDLVSAS; encoded by the coding sequence GTGAGCATCGAGAAGCCTAAGGTCGACCCGCCGACCGGTGAGCCCCCGGCGGACCTGCAGATCGAGGACATCAAGGTCGGTGACGGCCCGGGGGCCACGGCCGGCACCGTTGTGGACGTCCACTATGTGGGTGTTTCGCACAGCACCGGCGCGGAGTTCGACGCGAGTTGGAACCGCGGCCAGCCGCTGCGGCTGAAGCTCGGCGCAGGTCAGGTCATCGCGGGCTGGGACCAGGGCCTGCAGGGCATGAAGGTGGGCGGCCGTCGCCGGCTCACCATCCCGCCGCAACTCGCCTACGGCGCCCGCGGTGCCGGCAATGTCATCAAGCCCGGCGAGACGCTGATCTTCGTCTGCGACCTGGTGTCGGCCAGCTGA
- a CDS encoding salicylate synthase, which produces MNRHYRTAVVQTHADAIAVSTGLASSGIFDTYVVYEDPFGWWIAGGVAAEFVLGPNTVRVTQHGQTTESPWRGDPLAVVQAFLATVDIADWRAYGWSAFELAYAIAGIATDEHVLLHLVIPETEIQLTPEHALVRSLDRTMLARVEDALTVPPVPAPSSPHGSVDVRLDTTADSYQASVSAIVRDIQAGRLQKAVLSRVVPVEEKIDFPASYLRGRRANTPARSFLLRMGGMQAFGFSPETVVEVDPHQRVVSQPLAGTRALTGDPEGDQALRDDLLADPKELHEHAISVKIAVDELTTACRPETVIVEEFMAVKERGSVQHLASRVAGQLPEDGNPWEAFAAVFPAVTASGVPKHAAYEAIRTHEPSRGLYAGTVMTVGADGSIDAALVLRSAFSFEGRTWLRAGAGVVAQSRPERELQETIEKLGSVRPHLVAQAKRPEPEIGIPSQVLVGVPSATMVGSTGDVA; this is translated from the coding sequence ATGAACCGTCATTACCGCACAGCAGTGGTTCAAACGCACGCCGACGCAATCGCCGTGTCTACTGGGCTCGCTAGCTCGGGTATCTTCGACACGTACGTGGTTTACGAAGACCCCTTCGGCTGGTGGATCGCCGGTGGCGTCGCCGCCGAATTCGTCCTCGGACCGAACACCGTGCGGGTCACCCAACATGGCCAGACGACGGAAAGCCCCTGGCGCGGCGATCCGCTAGCGGTGGTCCAGGCATTCTTGGCCACGGTCGACATCGCCGACTGGCGGGCTTACGGCTGGAGCGCCTTCGAATTGGCGTACGCCATCGCCGGCATCGCGACTGACGAACACGTCTTGCTGCACCTGGTCATCCCCGAGACGGAGATTCAACTCACTCCTGAACACGCGCTAGTACGGAGCCTGGACAGGACGATGCTGGCCAGGGTCGAGGATGCCCTCACCGTCCCGCCAGTGCCGGCGCCTTCTTCACCGCACGGTTCCGTCGACGTCCGGCTCGACACCACCGCGGACAGCTACCAGGCGAGCGTCAGTGCCATAGTCAGAGACATCCAGGCGGGCCGGTTGCAGAAAGCCGTGCTGTCTCGTGTGGTGCCTGTCGAAGAAAAGATCGATTTCCCCGCCAGTTACTTGCGCGGCCGCCGGGCCAACACGCCGGCCCGTTCGTTCCTGCTGCGGATGGGAGGCATGCAGGCGTTCGGATTTAGCCCGGAAACGGTGGTCGAGGTCGATCCACACCAGCGCGTCGTCAGCCAGCCGCTGGCGGGCACCCGCGCCTTGACGGGTGATCCCGAGGGCGACCAGGCGCTGCGTGACGATCTCCTCGCCGACCCCAAGGAACTCCACGAGCACGCCATCTCCGTCAAGATTGCGGTGGACGAACTGACCACAGCATGCAGGCCCGAAACGGTCATCGTGGAGGAGTTCATGGCGGTCAAGGAGCGAGGTTCGGTTCAGCACCTCGCATCCAGAGTGGCCGGTCAACTGCCCGAGGACGGAAACCCCTGGGAAGCATTTGCCGCGGTTTTCCCCGCCGTGACGGCCAGCGGTGTGCCCAAGCACGCGGCTTACGAGGCCATCCGCACGCACGAGCCGTCGCGTGGTCTGTACGCGGGCACGGTCATGACCGTCGGCGCCGATGGCTCGATCGACGCCGCGCTCGTGCTGCGCAGCGCCTTCTCCTTCGAGGGACGCACCTGGTTGCGGGCCGGCGCCGGTGTCGTGGCCCAATCTCGGCCCGAGCGCGAACTGCAAGAAACCATCGAGAAGTTGGGCTCTGTGCGTCCGCACTTGGTCGCTCAAGCGAAGCGACCGGAACCGGAGATCGGGATCCCATCGCAAGTCCTGGTTGGGGTTCCCTCGGCCACGATGGTCGGTTCGACCGGTGATGTCGCCTGA
- a CDS encoding class I SAM-dependent methyltransferase, whose protein sequence is MSQYLFDNAADQAPARFSVLETCYDHVTRDNLTRLGVRSGWNCLEVGGGGGSLGAWLADTVGPEGRVLLTDIAPQTARCHERANLTVEQHDIVHDELPESEFDLIHARLVLLHLPQRREVLDRLITALKPGGWLVLEEFDCEWTPVLAASDPGAISLFEKVHSRLMHLLINAGADLVWARKAHAAMSEAGLEEVSSTTYAESWTGGGVGTRLHRVNSEQVEAQLIDGGVAPEELRAFWSLLEDPRFVVNSYPLVNTRGCRRR, encoded by the coding sequence ATGTCCCAGTACTTGTTCGATAACGCGGCTGACCAAGCGCCAGCGCGGTTCTCCGTTCTGGAGACGTGCTACGACCACGTGACCCGTGACAACCTGACGCGGTTGGGTGTCCGATCAGGATGGAATTGCCTGGAGGTGGGAGGCGGCGGCGGATCGCTCGGTGCGTGGCTGGCCGATACCGTGGGCCCCGAGGGACGCGTTTTGCTCACCGACATCGCGCCGCAAACCGCGCGGTGCCATGAACGCGCGAACCTCACGGTCGAACAGCACGACATCGTTCACGATGAACTGCCCGAATCCGAGTTCGACCTCATCCACGCCCGTTTGGTGCTCCTGCACCTTCCGCAACGGCGGGAAGTGCTCGATCGCCTGATCACCGCGCTGAAGCCAGGTGGGTGGCTAGTTCTGGAAGAGTTCGACTGCGAGTGGACTCCGGTGCTGGCCGCGTCGGACCCTGGTGCGATCAGCCTGTTTGAGAAAGTGCACAGCCGCTTGATGCACCTCCTGATCAATGCCGGAGCCGACCTGGTGTGGGCACGCAAGGCCCACGCGGCCATGTCGGAAGCCGGACTGGAAGAGGTTTCTTCCACGACCTACGCCGAATCCTGGACAGGCGGCGGCGTCGGCACCCGGTTGCACCGCGTCAACTCCGAGCAAGTCGAAGCCCAGCTGATCGATGGCGGCGTGGCACCGGAGGAGTTGCGGGCTTTCTGGTCCCTCCTGGAGGATCCGCGGTTCGTGGTCAACTCCTACCCGTTGGTGAATACGCGGGGATGCCGTCGACGATGA
- a CDS encoding DeoR/GlpR family DNA-binding transcription regulator → MTIIERLRRAERVTVAELAEATRSSEMTIRRDLDQLAEQGVLQRVRGGAVSLLRGHSAPFPVRERDEPAVKKRLAAGVEELITDCESVIIDSGTTTLEVARRLANRRITAIPLDLHSANALSNAPQVDLLLPGGRAKPGELSFTGHLAETSLRALRVDTVVLGVCGLSATHGVTAHGLAEVPVKQVAVAAAQRVIAVCHGAKFTRTGLGLVCPITDLDVVVTDQSAPADACAELAAAGVEVRVV, encoded by the coding sequence TTGACGATCATCGAACGCCTGCGGCGAGCGGAGCGGGTGACGGTGGCGGAGCTGGCCGAAGCGACCCGGTCGTCGGAGATGACCATTCGGCGCGACCTGGACCAGCTCGCCGAGCAGGGCGTGCTGCAGCGGGTGCGCGGCGGCGCGGTGAGCCTGCTGCGCGGCCACTCCGCGCCGTTCCCGGTCCGCGAGCGCGACGAACCAGCGGTCAAGAAGCGGTTGGCCGCCGGGGTCGAGGAGCTGATCACGGACTGCGAGTCGGTGATCATCGACAGCGGCACGACGACGCTCGAGGTGGCCAGGCGGCTCGCCAACCGCCGGATCACCGCGATCCCGCTCGATCTGCACTCGGCGAACGCGCTGAGCAACGCGCCGCAGGTCGACCTGCTGCTGCCGGGTGGGCGGGCGAAGCCCGGCGAACTGTCGTTCACCGGCCACCTCGCCGAGACGTCGCTGCGCGCCCTGCGGGTGGACACCGTCGTCCTCGGCGTGTGCGGGCTGTCCGCAACGCACGGCGTGACCGCGCACGGTTTGGCGGAGGTGCCGGTCAAGCAGGTAGCGGTAGCCGCCGCCCAGCGCGTCATCGCGGTCTGCCACGGCGCCAAGTTCACGCGCACCGGCCTCGGTCTGGTGTGCCCGATCACCGATCTCGACGTGGTGGTCACCGACCAGAGCGCACCGGCGGACGCATGCGCGGAACTGGCCGCGGCGGGGGTGGAGGTCCGGGTTGTCTGA
- a CDS encoding beta/alpha barrel domain-containing protein has protein sequence MSVAQERNLRLVRDVPSELGVRLGDIRLRNRLVTSSSLLGYGVANTKLVPYGMSPISQFVPLARFGAVTTRTVTVEPREGHFTTRDVWPLHELPSLIKRYAQALRQVDGGWLNAFGWCNVGIDAYLRDYYPRTREQNTIISVGGFSAEEFVTLVDKVNAAVPVGEIAAVEFNVSCHNVNFDFNQIIESVLAEAVPRSNHPVILKLSPDYDYLGHARLADRHGVSALTAINTVKGLRLDPNTGQPLLKNGFGGLSGRAIKPIGLRVVKELRDAGVTLPIIATGGIRSFDDCREYFWAGADAVSLGSASWFASYPGYALSPLYAARIRNLLRRIENYTPPER, from the coding sequence GTGAGCGTGGCCCAGGAGCGCAACCTTCGGTTGGTGCGAGACGTCCCGTCCGAGCTCGGCGTGCGGCTCGGCGACATCAGACTGCGCAACCGCCTGGTGACCTCGTCCAGCCTGCTCGGCTATGGCGTGGCCAACACCAAGCTGGTGCCCTACGGCATGAGCCCGATCTCGCAGTTCGTGCCGCTGGCCCGGTTCGGCGCGGTCACCACCCGCACGGTCACCGTCGAACCCCGTGAGGGGCACTTCACCACCCGCGACGTGTGGCCGCTGCACGAGCTGCCCTCGCTGATCAAGCGCTACGCGCAGGCGCTGCGGCAGGTCGACGGCGGCTGGCTCAACGCCTTCGGCTGGTGCAACGTCGGCATCGACGCCTACCTGCGCGACTACTACCCGCGCACCCGCGAGCAGAACACCATCATCTCCGTCGGCGGATTCTCCGCCGAGGAGTTCGTCACGCTGGTCGACAAGGTCAACGCCGCGGTGCCGGTCGGCGAGATCGCCGCGGTCGAGTTCAACGTCTCCTGCCACAACGTCAACTTCGACTTCAACCAGATCATCGAATCGGTGCTGGCCGAAGCGGTGCCGCGCAGCAACCACCCGGTGATCCTGAAGCTGTCGCCGGACTACGACTACCTGGGCCACGCCCGGCTGGCCGACCGGCACGGGGTGTCGGCGCTGACCGCGATCAACACCGTCAAGGGCCTGCGGCTCGACCCGAACACCGGGCAGCCGCTGCTGAAGAACGGCTTCGGCGGGCTCTCCGGCCGCGCGATCAAGCCGATCGGCCTGCGCGTGGTCAAGGAACTGCGCGACGCCGGGGTGACGCTGCCGATCATCGCCACCGGCGGCATCCGGAGCTTCGACGACTGCCGCGAGTACTTCTGGGCCGGCGCCGACGCGGTCAGCCTGGGCAGCGCCAGCTGGTTCGCCAGCTACCCGGGCTACGCCCTGTCCCCGCTGTACGCGGCCCGGATCCGGAACCTGCTGCGCCGCATCGAGAACTACACGCCCCCGGAGCGCTGA
- a CDS encoding glycoside hydrolase family 172 protein has protein sequence MSGYGEFGSSLRDLPRLRQTRRGRVSSWDRTGGNTDNMRVEPGETRELADIAGPGVITHIWCTVAVDHVGKPAELEGDYLRRLVLKITWDDSPHPAVLVPLGDFFGMGHGRSGNFASAPLQMSPQDGKGFNCWFAMPFAGRARFELISEMSVKPVTFYYYVDYETYGEADPELGYFHAQWRRQNPTDGVEQGGQSNEEFLFGGTNTDGAGNYVLLEAEGRGHYVGTVLNVHNLRQTTDWNWYGEGDDMFFIDGEPWPPRLHGTGTEDYFNTAWCPTQQYQAPYHGLTMPGGPNWSGQVSYYRFHVEDPVVFEKSIKATIEHGHANKRSDDVSSVAYWYQTLPALPVTLAPVTDRLVRPL, from the coding sequence GTGTCCGGATACGGGGAATTCGGCAGCAGCCTGCGGGATCTGCCCAGGCTGCGGCAAACTCGGCGCGGCCGGGTGTCCAGCTGGGACCGCACCGGCGGCAACACCGACAACATGCGCGTCGAGCCGGGCGAGACCAGGGAGCTGGCCGACATCGCCGGACCCGGCGTGATCACCCACATCTGGTGCACCGTCGCCGTCGACCACGTGGGCAAACCGGCCGAGCTGGAAGGCGACTACCTGCGCCGGCTCGTCCTGAAGATCACCTGGGACGACTCGCCGCACCCGGCCGTGCTGGTGCCGCTGGGGGACTTCTTCGGCATGGGGCACGGCCGCAGCGGCAACTTCGCGTCCGCGCCGCTGCAGATGAGCCCGCAGGACGGCAAGGGCTTCAACTGCTGGTTCGCGATGCCCTTCGCCGGGCGCGCCAGGTTCGAGCTGATCAGCGAGATGAGCGTCAAACCGGTGACGTTCTACTACTACGTCGACTACGAGACCTACGGCGAGGCCGACCCGGAGCTGGGCTACTTCCACGCGCAGTGGCGGCGGCAGAACCCCACCGACGGCGTCGAGCAGGGCGGCCAGAGCAACGAGGAGTTCCTCTTCGGCGGCACCAACACCGACGGCGCGGGCAACTACGTGCTGCTGGAGGCCGAGGGCCGCGGGCACTACGTCGGAACGGTGCTCAACGTGCACAACCTCCGCCAGACCACCGACTGGAACTGGTACGGCGAGGGCGACGACATGTTCTTCATCGACGGCGAGCCCTGGCCGCCGCGGCTGCACGGCACCGGCACCGAGGACTACTTCAACACCGCGTGGTGCCCGACCCAGCAGTACCAGGCGCCCTACCACGGGCTGACCATGCCGGGCGGGCCGAACTGGAGCGGGCAGGTGTCCTACTACCGCTTCCACGTCGAAGACCCGGTGGTGTTCGAGAAGTCCATCAAGGCGACCATCGAGCACGGGCACGCCAACAAGCGCTCCGACGACGTCTCGTCGGTCGCCTACTGGTACCAGACGCTCCCGGCGCTACCGGTGACCCTCGCGCCAGTCACCGACCGCCTCGTCCGCCCCTTGTAG